One segment of Hippopotamus amphibius kiboko isolate mHipAmp2 chromosome 2, mHipAmp2.hap2, whole genome shotgun sequence DNA contains the following:
- the LCN12 gene encoding epididymal-specific lipocalin-12 → MVRGRRCVTWSYVLIPGPQPGTFSVDHSGVPGADPEEVQVYDTDYAAFALLLSRRHSGGQRTLRVSLLCRTWAIQTQVLDKFICLVRAQGLSDDNIVFPDVTDWSVPGTC, encoded by the exons ATGGTCAG GGGCCGGCGCTGTGTCACCTGGTCGTACGTGCTGATTCCAGGGCCCCAGCCTGGGACGTTCTCAGTGGACCACAGTGGAG TGCCCGGGGCGGACCCCGAGGAGGTCCAGGTGTACGACACGGACTACGCGGCCTTCGCCCTCCTGCTCTCCAGAAGACACTCGGGCGGCCAGAGGACCCTCAGGGTCAGCCTTCTGT GCAGAACATGGGCCATACAGACCCAGGTGCTGGACAAGTTCATCTGCCTGGTCAGAGCGCAGGGCCTCTCGGACGACAATATCGTCTTCCCAGACGTGACAG ACTGGTCGGTCCCAGGGACCTGTTGA